The Thermoanaerobaculia bacterium genome has a window encoding:
- a CDS encoding DUF1801 domain-containing protein, with protein MTTSESRKGKSPSRLIDERIEELGDWRGRMLSRLRDLIRQADPQVVEEWKWRGVPVWSHDGLICTGETYKGVVKMTFARGAALEDPSGLFNASLDGNTRRAIDIREGEKIDEKALKALVRAAVALNASRAHGRSR; from the coding sequence ATGACGACGAGCGAGTCTCGAAAAGGAAAGTCTCCATCCCGGCTGATCGACGAGAGGATCGAGGAGCTGGGCGACTGGCGGGGCAGGATGCTCTCCCGGCTCCGCGACCTGATCAGGCAAGCCGACCCCCAGGTGGTCGAGGAGTGGAAGTGGCGCGGCGTTCCGGTGTGGTCTCACGACGGATTGATCTGCACCGGCGAGACGTACAAGGGCGTCGTGAAGATGACCTTTGCCAGGGGGGCGGCCCTCGAGGACCCATCCGGCCTCTTCAATGCCAGCCTCGACGGCAACACCCGGCGCGCCATCGACATTCGCGAGGGAGAGAAGATCGACGAGAAGGCATTGAAGGCTCTCGTTCGCGCGGCGGTGGCGCTCAACGCCTCCCGCGCCCATGGCCGATCGAGGTGA
- a CDS encoding isochorismatase family cysteine hydrolase, whose product MAEAPRFDPARTAVLSMDLQSAIVAIYVKDPDDFLSRVVRVLDCARAAAMRVIHVRVGFRAGLPEVSSRNRLFGAVKQSAQHQKLFSGPTGEIHSAVAPRGDDVVITKHRVSAFAGTDLDQILRANDIDTLVLMGIATSGVVLSTALEASDADYRLVVVGDCCADLDRDLHACLLEKMLPGRATVLSSAEFVEAMT is encoded by the coding sequence ATGGCTGAGGCGCCGCGTTTCGATCCGGCGCGAACCGCCGTCCTCAGCATGGACCTCCAGTCGGCGATCGTGGCCATTTACGTCAAGGACCCGGACGACTTCCTTTCGCGAGTCGTTCGCGTGCTGGATTGCGCTCGTGCCGCCGCCATGAGGGTCATCCACGTGAGGGTCGGTTTCCGGGCCGGTCTGCCCGAGGTCAGCTCCCGCAATCGGCTCTTCGGCGCCGTCAAGCAGTCCGCGCAACACCAGAAGCTGTTTTCCGGACCAACGGGAGAGATCCACTCCGCCGTGGCTCCCCGGGGGGACGACGTCGTGATCACGAAGCACCGCGTCAGCGCGTTCGCCGGGACGGACCTCGACCAGATCCTGCGTGCCAACGACATCGATACGCTCGTCCTCATGGGCATCGCCACGAGCGGCGTCGTGCTCTCCACGGCACTGGAGGCTTCCGACGCCGACTACCGCCTGGTCGTCGTCGGGGACTGCTGCGCCGACCTGGACCGAGACCTCCACGCCTGCCTCCTCGAAAAGATGCTTCCGGGCCGAGCGACGGTCCTCTCCAGCGCGGAATTCGTCGAGGCGATGACCTAG
- a CDS encoding VOC family protein — protein MTIRDLDHVQVAIPEGEEERARDFYGGILGLRELPKPASLARRGGVWFAVGSRQLHLGVDVDFRPATKAHPAFRVRDLARLVERCRRANVPVMDDEPLAGCVRVYLADPFGNRIELLQPLSGDEDRERLNGCRRRRAGGRGVGR, from the coding sequence ATGACCATCCGGGATCTGGATCACGTCCAGGTTGCCATCCCGGAGGGCGAAGAAGAAAGGGCGCGTGATTTCTACGGCGGAATCCTCGGCCTCCGGGAGCTGCCCAAACCCGCCAGCCTGGCGAGACGGGGCGGCGTGTGGTTCGCCGTCGGTTCCCGACAGCTCCACCTCGGCGTCGATGTCGATTTCCGGCCGGCGACGAAGGCTCATCCGGCGTTCCGGGTTCGCGATCTGGCGCGGCTCGTCGAGCGTTGCCGCCGGGCGAATGTCCCGGTCATGGACGATGAGCCGCTGGCCGGCTGCGTCCGCGTTTACCTGGCCGATCCGTTCGGAAATCGCATCGAGCTCCTTCAGCCTCTTTCCGGCGATGAAGACCGAGAGCGATTGAACGGGTGCCGGCGGCGTCGCGCCGGCGGGAGGGGAGTCGGCAGATGA
- a CDS encoding DUF1003 domain-containing protein: MPTNADLLRDIPLFQTMDDDERAAVAALTEEAHFSAGERLFHEHDLGGVCYVLRQGRVELSVVDESGEKLVVDVVEPGELFGELSLFDGGNRSAGAVALTDVEALVLERDEFLDFLKRKPDAALDVLAALTKRIRRADALLKHRIQNPNEIIQERETVGNRIADAVAAFGGSWKFIILFLSMMLVWITANMAAKKSWDPYPFILLNLVLSMLAALQAPVIMMSQNRQDAKDRIRSEADYEINVKAEVEIAELHEKLDRLSGELRLALARPSGAANGSRTSLPS; the protein is encoded by the coding sequence GACGAGCGGGCCGCCGTTGCCGCGCTCACCGAGGAGGCGCACTTCTCCGCCGGCGAGCGCCTCTTCCACGAGCACGACCTGGGGGGAGTCTGCTACGTTCTCCGCCAGGGACGGGTGGAGCTCTCGGTCGTCGATGAATCGGGGGAGAAGCTCGTCGTCGACGTCGTGGAGCCCGGCGAGCTCTTCGGCGAGCTCTCTCTGTTCGACGGCGGGAACCGCTCGGCCGGTGCGGTGGCCCTGACCGACGTCGAAGCCCTCGTCCTCGAGCGAGACGAGTTCCTCGATTTCCTGAAGCGCAAGCCCGACGCGGCGCTCGACGTGCTCGCTGCCTTGACGAAGAGGATCCGCCGCGCCGACGCTCTCCTGAAGCATCGGATCCAGAACCCGAACGAGATCATCCAGGAGCGCGAGACCGTCGGGAACCGCATCGCCGACGCCGTCGCGGCGTTCGGTGGCAGCTGGAAGTTCATCATCCTCTTCCTCTCGATGATGCTGGTCTGGATCACCGCGAACATGGCGGCGAAGAAGAGCTGGGACCCGTACCCGTTCATCCTGCTGAACCTCGTGCTCTCGATGCTGGCCGCCCTGCAGGCCCCGGTCATCATGATGAGCCAGAACCGACAGGACGCGAAGGACCGGATCCGCAGCGAGGCGGACTACGAAATCAACGTGAAGGCGGAAGTGGAGATCGCGGAGCTCCACGAGAAGCTCGATCGGCTCTCGGGCGAGCTCCGACTCGCGCTCGCGAGACCGTCGGGCGCGGCGAACGGCTCGCGGACCTCGTTGCCGTCCTGA